One window of Novosphingobium sp. 9U genomic DNA carries:
- the recN gene encoding DNA repair protein RecN: MLTRLSIRNIVLIEALDLEFAGGLGVLTGETGAGKSILLDALGLVLGNRADSGLVRSGEDRASVTASFEFAALPDSVRQALDTAEIEIEPGEPLILKRQLRADGGSKGFVNDQPVGVALLRELAPALVEIHGQHDDRGLVNARGHRQLLDRFAGGEETTVAAAWREWRDARDVLDAAQARVAQAAEDRDLLVAYVEELTVLAPEAGEEEELALARATMQKGEKLSEDMADLEHLFQGSDSALASLRTAARKLDRIASEHPLLEEALAALDRAVIEADDAEDKVRAAAEALSFDAAELDRIETRLFELRAAARKHGCQADDLPAKLAEMRMALDAIEGGSEELVRFEAAAAAAGQTYRAQAEALHATRVAAALRLDDAVANELAPLKLDAARFRTAVADLPEERWGAHGMDQVEFLISTNPGAPFAALAKIASGGELSRFILALKVALAEEGGAATVIFDEIDRGVGGAVASAIGERLARLASAGQLLAVTHSPQVAARGTRHYMIAKSSEGTVTRTSVVLLSEAQRKEEIARMLSGAEVTDEARAQADRLLERA; this comes from the coding sequence ATGCTCACCCGGCTTTCCATCCGCAACATCGTCCTGATTGAGGCGCTTGACCTTGAATTTGCAGGCGGACTTGGCGTCCTCACCGGTGAGACCGGTGCGGGCAAGTCGATCCTGCTCGACGCGCTCGGCCTCGTCCTCGGCAACCGTGCCGATAGCGGCCTGGTCCGCAGCGGCGAGGATCGGGCCAGCGTCACCGCCAGCTTCGAATTTGCAGCGCTGCCCGACTCGGTGCGCCAGGCGCTCGACACCGCCGAGATCGAGATCGAGCCGGGCGAGCCGCTGATCCTCAAGCGGCAACTGCGTGCGGACGGCGGAAGCAAGGGCTTCGTCAACGACCAACCTGTCGGCGTCGCGCTGTTGCGCGAACTCGCGCCCGCGCTCGTCGAGATCCACGGCCAGCACGACGATCGCGGCCTCGTCAACGCGCGCGGCCACCGCCAACTGCTCGACCGCTTCGCCGGCGGCGAGGAGACCACGGTCGCCGCCGCCTGGCGCGAATGGCGCGATGCGCGCGACGTGCTGGACGCCGCGCAGGCTCGCGTCGCCCAGGCGGCCGAGGACCGCGATCTGCTCGTCGCCTACGTCGAGGAGCTGACTGTGCTCGCACCCGAAGCGGGCGAGGAGGAAGAACTCGCGCTCGCCCGCGCGACGATGCAGAAGGGCGAGAAGCTGTCCGAGGACATGGCCGATCTGGAGCACCTGTTCCAAGGCTCCGATTCGGCCCTCGCCTCCTTGCGTACGGCGGCACGCAAGCTCGACCGCATTGCGTCGGAGCACCCGTTGCTGGAAGAGGCGCTGGCCGCGCTCGACCGCGCCGTGATCGAGGCGGACGATGCCGAGGACAAAGTGCGGGCCGCCGCCGAAGCGCTCTCGTTCGATGCCGCCGAGCTCGACCGGATCGAAACGCGCCTGTTCGAACTGCGCGCCGCCGCTCGCAAGCACGGCTGCCAGGCGGACGACCTGCCGGCCAAGCTAGCCGAGATGCGCATGGCGCTCGACGCGATCGAAGGCGGCAGCGAGGAACTGGTGCGTTTCGAAGCCGCCGCTGCGGCTGCCGGCCAGACCTATCGCGCCCAGGCCGAGGCGCTGCACGCCACCCGGGTCGCCGCCGCGCTGCGCCTGGACGACGCGGTGGCAAACGAACTCGCCCCGCTCAAGCTCGACGCTGCGCGCTTCCGCACTGCGGTGGCCGACTTGCCCGAAGAGCGCTGGGGCGCGCATGGCATGGATCAGGTCGAGTTCCTGATCAGCACCAACCCCGGCGCGCCGTTCGCCGCGCTCGCCAAGATCGCCAGCGGCGGCGAACTCTCGCGCTTCATCCTCGCTTTAAAGGTCGCACTCGCCGAAGAGGGCGGCGCCGCGACGGTGATCTTCGACGAGATCGACCGCGGCGTCGGCGGCGCGGTGGCGAGCGCCATTGGCGAACGCCTCGCCCGGCTGGCCAGCGCCGGCCAGCTGCTCGCCGTCACCCACAGCCCGCAGGTCGCCGCGCGGGGCACCCGCCACTACATGATCGCCAAGTCTAGCGAGGGCACCGTCACCCGCACTTCGGTGGTGCTACTGAGCGAAGCCCAGCGCAAGGAGGAGATCGCCCGCATGCTCTCCGGCGCCGAAGTCACCGACGAAGCCCGAGCACAGGCGGATCGGTTGCTCGAACGAGCTTGA
- a CDS encoding TMEM165/GDT1 family protein, with protein MEALLTSTLVVALAEIGDKTQLLAIVLAARFKRPLPIVLGILCATLANHFLAALVGEQAASFLDGLWFRYVIAGSFIAMALWTLIPDKLDEDEQKPARFGAFLTTLVAFFLVEMGDKTQIATIALGARFHSVLPVMAGTTLGMMIANVPAVFFGHELIRRVPLHVVRWVAAGLFLIIGVWLLVQTLGWV; from the coding sequence ATGGAAGCCCTGCTTACATCGACCCTGGTGGTTGCGCTCGCCGAGATCGGCGACAAGACCCAGCTGCTCGCCATCGTCCTCGCCGCCCGGTTCAAGCGCCCGCTGCCGATCGTGCTCGGCATCCTGTGCGCGACCCTTGCGAACCACTTCCTCGCCGCGCTGGTGGGCGAACAAGCCGCCTCGTTCCTCGATGGATTGTGGTTCCGCTACGTCATCGCGGGCTCGTTCATCGCCATGGCCTTGTGGACGCTGATCCCCGACAAGCTGGACGAGGACGAGCAGAAGCCTGCGCGCTTCGGGGCGTTCCTGACCACGCTGGTCGCGTTCTTCCTCGTCGAAATGGGCGACAAGACCCAAATCGCTACCATCGCACTGGGCGCCCGCTTCCACTCGGTGCTGCCGGTCATGGCGGGCACGACGCTGGGCATGATGATTGCCAACGTGCCGGCAGTGTTCTTCGGTCATGAACTGATCCGCCGCGTGCCGCTCCACGTCGTGCGCTGGGTGGCAGCGGGGCTGTTCCTGATCATCGGCGTGTGGCTGCTGGTGCAGACCCTGGGCTGGGTCTGA
- a CDS encoding TauD/TfdA family dioxygenase, with product MSVATKTVLQAEDIKPQIGARVLNTKEELLSGEIAGEIRELLEARGVLVFPKIGFTSDEQVAFTKTLGTFAPERGDGEGITKITLDAKENPSSAEYLKGSLYWHIDGTRNDVPILASLLSCIKPSPKGTGNTGFANTYSAFEALPEDKKAEYEQYKVIHGPWESLFYYEPEPSLAKLQGYMAIGEQVLPLVWKHKSGRKSLVIGCTSVAVEGKTPMESALIIHGLRDWATGPDFTYSHEWEIGDLVMWDNTGTMHRAEAYDPTCGRMMHRTKLEGEEAFAYA from the coding sequence ATGTCCGTCGCCACCAAGACCGTCCTGCAAGCCGAAGACATCAAGCCGCAGATCGGCGCCCGCGTGCTCAACACCAAGGAAGAGCTGCTGTCGGGCGAGATCGCCGGCGAGATCCGCGAACTGCTCGAAGCGCGCGGCGTGCTGGTATTCCCCAAGATCGGCTTCACCAGCGACGAGCAGGTCGCCTTCACCAAGACGCTGGGCACCTTCGCGCCCGAGCGCGGTGACGGCGAGGGCATCACCAAGATCACGCTCGACGCCAAGGAGAACCCGTCCAGCGCCGAGTACCTGAAGGGCTCGCTCTATTGGCACATCGACGGCACCCGCAATGACGTGCCGATCCTCGCCTCGCTGCTATCTTGCATCAAGCCCTCGCCCAAGGGCACCGGCAACACCGGCTTTGCCAACACCTACAGCGCCTTCGAGGCGCTGCCCGAAGACAAGAAGGCCGAGTACGAGCAGTACAAGGTCATTCACGGCCCGTGGGAGTCGCTGTTCTACTACGAGCCCGAGCCGAGCCTCGCCAAGCTGCAGGGCTACATGGCCATCGGCGAGCAGGTGCTGCCCCTGGTGTGGAAGCACAAGTCCGGCCGCAAGAGCCTGGTGATCGGCTGCACTTCGGTGGCAGTCGAGGGCAAGACTCCTATGGAAAGCGCGCTGATCATCCATGGCTTGCGTGATTGGGCGACCGGCCCCGACTTCACCTACAGCCACGAGTGGGAGATCGGCGATCTGGTGATGTGGGACAACACCGGCACCATGCACCGCGCCGAAGCCTACGACCCGACCTGTGGCCGCATGATGCACCGCACCAAGCTGGAAGGCGAAGAGGCGTTCGCCTACGCTTAA
- a CDS encoding YezD family protein yields the protein MGLPNTTEPTRIDRGNGVVRGDGTRGEGANHATLAAVADALSRLRYGAVHLTVHDGKVVQLDVTERQRFT from the coding sequence ATGGGACTGCCGAACACCACTGAACCGACCAGGATCGATCGCGGCAACGGGGTCGTTCGTGGTGACGGCACGCGAGGCGAGGGCGCCAACCACGCCACTCTGGCCGCGGTTGCCGATGCCTTGTCACGCCTTCGCTATGGCGCGGTCCACCTCACCGTACACGACGGAAAGGTGGTCCAGCTCGACGTCACGGAGCGCCAGCGCTTCACCTGA
- a CDS encoding DUF1153 domain-containing protein has product MLDGAIEKPVSVIGPLGEELKKDDLPPPETSRWVVRRKAQVVAAVNGGLLTMREACERYGLTLEELASWQRAIDREGMPGLRATRVQHYRQLHERESRRA; this is encoded by the coding sequence ATGCTTGATGGCGCAATCGAAAAGCCCGTCTCCGTCATTGGACCACTGGGCGAAGAACTGAAGAAGGACGATCTGCCGCCGCCGGAAACGTCGCGGTGGGTGGTCAGGCGCAAGGCGCAAGTGGTAGCGGCGGTTAACGGCGGACTGCTGACCATGCGCGAGGCTTGTGAGCGCTACGGCCTCACGCTCGAGGAACTCGCATCGTGGCAGCGCGCGATCGACCGCGAGGGCATGCCGGGCTTACGCGCCACGCGCGTGCAGCACTACCGCCAACTGCACGAGCGCGAGAGCCGCCGGGCCTGA
- a CDS encoding TauD/TfdA family dioxygenase: MATVTSTWDVSDAAEKIGTVIRTDKDTLLSGARASDIRELMEARGVIVFPQINLSDEEQIAFTHTLGTFAHEDGEGSKEGKDAVYPITMDESVNPIASYLKGAFFWHIDGTMSDKPILASIMSARALAQEGGETDFCNTYASYDALPEDEKAAIADLQVVHAMWRSQLYWKPEPSFGELDAWMARGSNTLPLVWKHRSGRKSLVLGATALQVEGLDIVESEKLLVRLRTWATQPQFCYRHTWSLGDMVIWDNTGTMHRALPYDHKSGRLMMRTKLEGEEAFG; this comes from the coding sequence ATGGCAACGGTCACCAGCACCTGGGACGTCAGCGACGCAGCCGAGAAGATCGGCACCGTCATCCGCACCGACAAGGACACGCTGCTGAGCGGCGCGCGTGCATCCGACATCCGCGAGCTGATGGAAGCGCGGGGCGTGATCGTCTTTCCGCAGATCAACCTCTCCGACGAGGAGCAGATCGCCTTCACCCACACGCTAGGCACGTTCGCGCACGAAGACGGCGAGGGATCGAAAGAGGGCAAGGACGCCGTCTATCCGATCACGATGGACGAAAGCGTCAACCCGATCGCAAGCTACCTTAAAGGCGCGTTCTTCTGGCACATCGACGGCACCATGTCGGACAAGCCGATCCTCGCCTCCATCATGAGCGCGCGGGCGCTGGCGCAGGAGGGTGGCGAAACCGACTTCTGCAACACCTATGCGTCCTACGATGCGCTGCCCGAAGACGAGAAGGCGGCGATCGCGGACCTGCAGGTCGTCCACGCCATGTGGCGCTCGCAGCTCTACTGGAAGCCAGAGCCCAGCTTCGGCGAACTCGACGCCTGGATGGCACGCGGCAGCAACACCCTGCCGCTCGTGTGGAAGCATCGCTCCGGCCGCAAGTCGCTGGTGCTGGGCGCCACCGCGCTGCAAGTCGAAGGGCTCGACATCGTCGAGAGCGAGAAGCTGCTGGTGCGCTTGCGCACCTGGGCGACGCAGCCGCAGTTCTGCTATCGCCACACCTGGTCGCTGGGCGACATGGTGATCTGGGACAACACCGGCACCATGCACCGCGCGCTGCCCTACGATCACAAGTCCGGCCGCCTGATGATGCGCACCAAGCTGGAGGGTGAGGAGGCTTTTGGTTGA
- a CDS encoding TonB-dependent receptor has protein sequence MNAFVRLSLIASTALIAPAQAFAADAGAADAAAPAEQPADQEGGSARTATSSDVIIVTARRRQETAQEVPLAISVIRGDSIEATGNFNVVKLQQLAPTLQVYTSNPRNTSVNIRGLGVPFGLTSDGFEQGVGIYVDDVYNSRVAAATFDFLDVAQVEVLRGPQGTLYGKNTTAGAINITTNQPTFDFEGRAEVSAGNLNFKQGKAAVSGPLSDKVAARIAVATTSRRGVYYNTRTQRYINEQDNLGLRGQLLFRPNDDLDITLSGDYSKQDPEGVGTVFVRVGTTQRPLNRQYDALVARINAARAAQGLPAYAVPSRNPYDRLTDLDSNLNAGNKIGGASLRVKWDVGGGTLTSVTAWRFWDWKPENDRDFTGLSIVSRSQNPSQQDQYSQELRYNYTSDQFDFVVGAFAFKQRIDTQGTEQQGSDAALWSLAPSTDPNNVANRPGTLAGLTASNTQYLKSTSAALFGQLAWKVTPELTIQPGLRLNYDKKSGFYQRIVTNGAGQVITSCAPSATTGNAVLIAQCGVYQPQISAPSDSDWNFTYDLNVNYKIARDVLAYATYAKSFKTLGINQNGLPLNADNTVNYDAATVKPESVNHFEVGLKTQFWDRRATFNLTAFRTEIKNFQATVNGGQFGTVRGYLANAEKVRSQGIEADFKVRTSERFTAYLNGAYTDAKYKKFTNAPCPPELAGGTLQAANATPDYSRPGVPGALSPRQCDISGQDLPGVSKWAFSYGAEVNAPVELLSNEGQVYFGVDGNYRSHWNSNASPSIYTNVKGYALTNLRAGFRAEGFDVFGWVRNAFDVHYEDLLQVAPGNVGLIAGQPGDPRTWGGTIKYNF, from the coding sequence ATGAATGCGTTCGTCCGTCTAAGCTTGATTGCATCGACCGCGCTGATCGCGCCGGCTCAGGCCTTTGCCGCAGACGCGGGTGCAGCGGATGCTGCCGCCCCGGCGGAGCAGCCGGCAGACCAGGAAGGCGGCTCTGCCCGCACCGCGACATCAAGCGACGTCATCATCGTCACCGCGCGTCGCCGCCAGGAAACCGCGCAGGAAGTGCCGCTGGCGATCTCGGTCATCCGGGGTGACAGCATCGAGGCGACCGGCAACTTCAACGTCGTCAAGCTGCAGCAGCTGGCGCCGACGCTGCAGGTCTACACTTCGAACCCCCGCAACACCTCGGTCAACATCCGCGGCCTGGGCGTGCCGTTCGGCCTTACTTCCGACGGCTTCGAGCAGGGCGTCGGTATCTACGTCGACGACGTCTACAACAGCCGCGTCGCCGCCGCGACCTTCGACTTCCTCGATGTCGCGCAAGTGGAAGTGCTGCGAGGGCCTCAGGGCACGCTCTACGGCAAGAACACCACCGCGGGCGCGATCAACATTACCACCAACCAGCCGACCTTCGACTTCGAAGGCCGCGCCGAAGTCAGCGCCGGCAACCTCAACTTCAAGCAGGGCAAGGCCGCCGTGTCCGGCCCGCTAAGCGACAAGGTCGCCGCGCGCATCGCGGTCGCCACCACCAGCCGCCGGGGTGTGTACTACAACACACGCACGCAGCGTTACATCAACGAACAGGACAACCTGGGCCTGCGCGGCCAGCTGCTGTTCCGCCCCAACGATGATCTCGATATCACGCTCTCGGGCGACTACAGCAAGCAGGACCCCGAGGGCGTCGGCACCGTGTTCGTCCGTGTCGGCACCACCCAGCGCCCGCTCAATCGCCAGTATGACGCACTGGTCGCTCGCATCAACGCGGCGCGCGCTGCGCAGGGGCTGCCAGCCTATGCCGTGCCGAGCCGCAATCCCTACGACCGCCTGACGGACCTCGACAGCAACCTCAACGCCGGCAACAAGATCGGCGGCGCCTCGCTACGCGTGAAGTGGGACGTGGGCGGCGGCACGCTGACCTCCGTCACCGCCTGGCGCTTCTGGGATTGGAAGCCCGAGAACGACCGCGACTTCACTGGCCTGTCCATCGTCTCGCGCTCGCAGAACCCATCGCAGCAGGACCAGTACAGCCAGGAACTGCGCTACAACTACACCAGCGACCAGTTCGACTTCGTGGTCGGCGCCTTCGCCTTCAAGCAGCGCATCGACACGCAGGGCACCGAGCAGCAGGGCAGCGACGCTGCGCTGTGGAGCCTGGCGCCGTCGACCGATCCCAACAACGTCGCCAATCGTCCGGGCACGCTGGCCGGGCTGACCGCCAGCAACACGCAGTACCTCAAGAGCACCAGCGCCGCGTTGTTCGGCCAGCTCGCGTGGAAGGTCACGCCGGAGCTGACCATCCAGCCCGGCCTGCGCCTGAACTACGACAAGAAGTCCGGCTTCTACCAGCGCATCGTGACGAATGGCGCCGGCCAGGTGATCACCAGCTGCGCACCCTCAGCCACGACCGGCAATGCCGTGCTCATCGCGCAGTGCGGCGTGTATCAGCCGCAGATCAGCGCGCCATCGGATAGCGACTGGAACTTCACCTACGATCTCAACGTCAACTACAAGATCGCGCGCGACGTCCTTGCCTATGCGACATACGCCAAGAGCTTCAAGACGCTGGGCATCAACCAGAATGGCCTGCCGCTGAACGCCGACAACACCGTCAACTACGATGCGGCCACGGTGAAGCCGGAATCGGTCAACCACTTCGAAGTGGGTCTCAAGACCCAGTTCTGGGACCGCCGCGCCACCTTCAACCTCACGGCCTTCCGCACCGAGATCAAGAACTTCCAGGCGACCGTGAACGGTGGCCAGTTCGGCACCGTGCGCGGCTATCTCGCCAATGCCGAGAAGGTGCGCTCCCAGGGTATCGAGGCGGACTTCAAGGTGCGCACCAGCGAGCGCTTCACGGCGTACCTCAACGGCGCCTACACCGACGCGAAGTACAAGAAGTTCACCAATGCGCCGTGCCCGCCCGAGCTTGCCGGCGGCACGCTGCAGGCCGCGAACGCCACGCCCGACTACTCGCGCCCAGGCGTGCCCGGTGCGCTCAGCCCGCGCCAGTGCGACATCTCGGGCCAGGACCTGCCCGGCGTATCCAAGTGGGCGTTCTCCTACGGTGCCGAGGTCAACGCGCCGGTCGAGCTGCTGAGCAACGAAGGCCAGGTCTACTTCGGCGTCGATGGCAACTACCGGTCGCACTGGAACTCCAACGCATCGCCCTCGATCTACACCAACGTGAAGGGCTACGCGCTGACCAACTTGCGCGCGGGCTTCCGGGCCGAGGGCTTCGACGTGTTCGGCTGGGTGCGAAACGCCTTCGACGTCCACTACGAGGACCTGCTGCAAGTGGCTCCCGGCAACGTCGGCCTGATCGCCGGCCAGCCGGGCGACCCACGCACCTGGGGCGGCACGATCAAGTACAACTTCTGA
- a CDS encoding outer membrane protein assembly factor BamD encodes MLDQSRLKPVLFAAAAGAMILTAGCAGRGGGKKDTAYVARDVDTLYTAAQDRLDHGQTKQAAALFDEVERQHPYSPWARRAQLMSAFSYYVARDYNKAVQSAERFLSIHPGNKDAPYAYYLIAVCYYEQISDVTRDQKITQQAKQALTDVVRRYPTTSFASDAKIKLDLVNDHLAGKEMTIGRNYERSGKWLAATLRFRNVVDNYQTTSHAPEALYRLVEGYMSLGVPDEAQKAAAVLQRNYPGSVWYERAYKLLGRHAPETVAA; translated from the coding sequence ATGCTCGACCAATCGCGATTGAAGCCCGTCCTGTTTGCCGCCGCTGCAGGAGCGATGATCCTGACTGCGGGTTGCGCCGGTCGGGGTGGCGGCAAGAAGGACACAGCGTACGTCGCGCGCGATGTCGACACGCTCTACACGGCCGCGCAGGATCGGCTGGATCACGGCCAGACCAAGCAGGCCGCCGCGCTGTTCGACGAGGTCGAGCGCCAGCATCCGTACTCGCCCTGGGCGCGCCGTGCTCAGCTGATGAGCGCGTTCAGCTATTATGTCGCACGCGACTACAACAAGGCGGTGCAGTCGGCCGAGCGGTTCCTCTCGATCCACCCGGGCAACAAGGACGCGCCTTACGCCTACTACCTAATCGCCGTCTGTTACTACGAGCAGATCAGCGACGTGACGCGTGATCAGAAAATCACTCAGCAGGCCAAGCAGGCGCTGACCGACGTGGTCCGCCGCTATCCGACTACCAGCTTCGCGTCAGACGCCAAGATCAAGCTGGACCTCGTCAACGATCACCTTGCCGGCAAGGAAATGACGATCGGGCGCAATTACGAGCGCAGCGGCAAGTGGCTGGCGGCGACGCTGCGCTTCCGCAACGTGGTCGACAATTACCAGACGACCAGCCACGCCCCCGAAGCGCTCTACCGACTGGTCGAGGGCTACATGTCGCTGGGCGTGCCGGACGAGGCACAGAAGGCCGCCGCCGTGCTCCAGCGCAACTATCCGGGCAGCGTCTGGTACGAGCGCGCCTACAAGCTGCTTGGCCGTCATGCACCTGAGACGGTCGCGGCCTAG
- a CDS encoding Rrf2 family transcriptional regulator, translated as MLSQKTRYTIRALQHLADRYKQGPVRLDEVATAQNIPRKFLTVILSELVREGIVISHRGRSGGYELALPPVDIRYGDIIRITRGSLALVPCASRNAHETCANCLPEADCRLRGLMLLLRDEMATMLDRMSLADPIVPEPPFVGEPEA; from the coding sequence ATGCTTTCGCAGAAGACCCGCTACACCATCCGCGCGCTCCAGCACCTGGCGGATCGCTACAAGCAAGGGCCGGTCAGGCTCGACGAAGTGGCGACTGCGCAGAATATCCCGCGCAAGTTCCTGACTGTGATCCTGTCCGAACTGGTGCGCGAGGGCATCGTCATTTCGCACCGCGGCCGGTCGGGCGGCTACGAACTCGCGCTGCCGCCGGTCGACATCCGCTATGGCGACATCATCCGCATCACCCGCGGCAGCCTCGCGCTCGTTCCCTGCGCCAGCCGCAATGCGCACGAGACCTGCGCCAACTGCCTGCCCGAAGCCGACTGCCGCCTGCGCGGGCTGATGCTGCTGCTGCGCGATGAGATGGCGACCATGCTCGATCGCATGTCGCTCGCCGACCCGATCGTGCCCGAGCCGCCGTTCGTGGGCGAGCCGGAAGCCTGA
- the ligA gene encoding NAD-dependent DNA ligase LigA, which translates to MSEMPSEAEAANELMRLAKAIARANRLYHAEDAPEISDAEYDALVRRNAELEAAYPHLIRPDSPTNKVGHEVAASPLSKVRHEVRMMSLDNAFSPDEVAEFLARVRRFLALPEDAPVAVTAEDKIDGLSCSLRYEHGKLVRAATRGDGQVGEDVTPNVAHIADIPQQLTGEVPEIFEVRGEVYMEKAAFLSLNSTLMDDARALAEARGEAFDDSKVRQFANPRNAAAGSLRQKDASVTAKRPLRFWAHGWGAASSVPGDTQKEVIRKIAGWGLPVSPDFRLCQTLDEMLAAYEAIRARRSGLGYEIDGVVYKVDRLDWQGRLGFVAKAPRWGLAHKFPAERAETVLEAIDIQVGRTGKLTPVGRLRPVLVGGVTVTNVTLHNRDEIARLGVRPGDRVVLQRAGDVIPQVVDNLTREDDRPAYAFPDHCPQCGSEAVAEEGEVDVRCTAGLICAAQRTERLKHFVSRAALDIEGLGEKTIDEFFALGWLESPADIFRLRRRRSELLGREGWKEKSVDNLLAAVENKRAPDAARLLFGLGIRHVGAVTARDLLKRFVSLPVLRDAAEKAFIPAGELPSDDAAEARTELLSIEGVGPVVVEALGEFFHEEHNRQVWDDLLSEVSPPDYVVETKDSEVAGMTVVFTGKLETMSRDEAKSQAEKLGAKAAGTVSAKTDLVVAGPGAGSKLKKAAELGIRVIDEAEWAQIVAAAG; encoded by the coding sequence ATGAGCGAAATGCCCTCCGAAGCCGAAGCCGCCAACGAACTCATGCGCCTCGCCAAGGCGATCGCGCGGGCGAACCGGCTCTACCATGCCGAGGACGCGCCGGAGATCTCCGACGCCGAGTACGACGCGCTGGTTCGCCGCAATGCCGAGCTGGAGGCGGCCTATCCGCACCTGATCCGGCCCGATAGCCCGACCAACAAGGTGGGTCACGAAGTCGCTGCCTCGCCCTTGTCGAAGGTGCGGCACGAGGTGCGGATGATGAGCCTCGACAATGCCTTTTCGCCTGACGAGGTGGCAGAGTTCCTGGCGCGGGTGCGCCGCTTCCTGGCCTTGCCCGAGGACGCGCCGGTGGCGGTCACGGCGGAGGACAAGATCGACGGCCTGTCCTGCTCGCTGCGCTACGAGCATGGCAAGTTGGTGCGCGCGGCGACACGTGGCGACGGTCAGGTGGGTGAGGATGTGACGCCCAACGTGGCGCACATCGCCGACATTCCGCAGCAACTCACCGGCGAGGTGCCCGAGATCTTCGAGGTGCGTGGCGAAGTCTACATGGAGAAAGCAGCGTTCCTCTCGCTGAACAGCACGCTGATGGACGATGCGCGCGCTTTGGCAGAGGCGCGAGGCGAGGCATTCGACGACAGCAAGGTCCGCCAGTTCGCCAACCCCCGCAACGCGGCCGCCGGCTCGCTTCGTCAGAAAGATGCGAGCGTCACGGCCAAGCGACCTTTGCGGTTCTGGGCGCACGGCTGGGGCGCAGCAAGCTCGGTACCCGGCGACACACAGAAAGAGGTCATTCGCAAGATCGCAGGATGGGGGCTGCCGGTTTCGCCCGACTTCCGGCTCTGCCAGACGCTGGACGAAATGCTTGCCGCGTACGAGGCGATCCGCGCGCGCCGTTCGGGGCTGGGATACGAGATCGACGGGGTCGTCTACAAGGTCGACCGGCTCGACTGGCAGGGGCGGCTGGGCTTTGTCGCCAAGGCGCCGCGCTGGGGACTTGCGCACAAGTTCCCAGCCGAGCGCGCCGAGACGGTGCTGGAAGCCATAGACATCCAGGTCGGCCGCACCGGCAAGCTGACGCCGGTCGGGCGGCTGCGACCGGTGCTGGTTGGCGGCGTCACGGTCACCAACGTCACTCTGCACAACCGTGACGAGATTGCGCGGCTGGGGGTGCGCCCCGGAGACCGCGTGGTGCTCCAGCGCGCCGGCGACGTGATCCCGCAAGTGGTCGACAATCTCACCCGCGAAGACGACCGCCCCGCATATGCGTTCCCTGACCACTGCCCCCAGTGCGGCTCGGAAGCTGTGGCGGAGGAGGGCGAAGTCGACGTGCGCTGCACCGCCGGGCTCATCTGCGCGGCGCAGCGCACCGAACGCTTGAAGCACTTCGTCAGCCGCGCCGCGCTCGACATCGAAGGCCTGGGCGAGAAAACGATCGACGAGTTCTTCGCACTCGGCTGGCTGGAGAGCCCGGCCGACATCTTCCGTCTACGCCGGCGCCGCTCCGAGCTGCTCGGCCGTGAAGGATGGAAGGAGAAGTCTGTGGACAACCTGTTGGCAGCAGTGGAAAACAAGCGTGCGCCCGATGCCGCGCGGCTGCTGTTCGGGCTGGGCATCCGCCATGTCGGTGCCGTTACCGCGCGCGATCTGCTCAAGCGGTTCGTCTCTTTGCCGGTGTTGAGGGACGCGGCGGAGAAGGCCTTCATTCCCGCGGGCGAGCTGCCCTCCGACGATGCGGCAGAGGCGCGGACTGAACTGCTTTCGATCGAGGGTGTCGGGCCAGTGGTCGTCGAAGCACTCGGCGAGTTCTTCCATGAGGAGCACAACCGCCAGGTCTGGGACGACCTGCTGAGCGAGGTCTCGCCGCCCGACTATGTCGTGGAGACCAAGGACAGCGAAGTGGCCGGCATGACCGTGGTCTTCACCGGCAAGCTCGAGACCATGAGCCGCGACGAGGCGAAATCCCAGGCCGAGAAGCTGGGCGCCAAGGCCGCGGGCACGGTCTCGGCCAAAACCGATCTCGTGGTGGCAGGGCCGGGCGCCGGCTCCAAGCTCAAGAAGGCCGCGGAGCTCGGTATCCGCGTTATCGATGAGGCCGAGTGGGCACAGATCGTCGCCGCCGCGGGGTGA